One Neodiprion pinetum isolate iyNeoPine1 chromosome 1, iyNeoPine1.2, whole genome shotgun sequence genomic window carries:
- the LOC124221476 gene encoding uncharacterized protein: MAGIFDLFGKTDDPIQRAPIMPEHGRASKQRNHLEGPVATPVKLFGTNNGCKPKGLSMRSYSDLNINTASSKPSMSLKNKKQTETLKPSVTQMDLDGKPVSPRSKSQQFLKVKDLKPLSTKTSSPKSKFLEVNSVVKLHKNDVFKKPLTPTVIKNTRSSSQPEPEKLAFYYDEEENYMNTDDQPTAPDFEELVANFTRSIQTYDDEGFESDPEMLPFPVLPELKLRACLKSEQELDEDSLSLPDISDNDEF, encoded by the exons ATGGCAGGTATATTTGACTTGTTTGGAAAGACCGACGATCCTATTCAGCGTGCTCCAATCATGCCAG AGCACGGGAGAGCATCCAAGCAACGTAATCATCTGGAAGGTCCGGTTGCCACGCCTGTAAAATTGTTCGGAACCAACAACGGATGTAAACCCAAAGGATTATCGATGCGCTCCTACTCTGACCTCAACATTAATACTGCAAGTTCGAAGCCCTCaatgagtttgaaaaataaaaaacaaacggaAACCTTGAAGCCGTCGGTAACTCAGATGGACTTGGATGGGAAACCTGTATCCCCTAGATCCAAAAGCCAGCAATTCCTGAAG GTTAAGGATCTGAAGCCGCTGTCAACGAAGACCTCTTCCCCAAAATCCAAATTTCTCGAAGTCAACTCTGTTGTCAAACTACATAAAAACGATGTCTTTAAAAAACCATTGACACCTACTGTTATCAAAAATACGAGATCATCCTCACAACCAGAGCCAGAAAAACTGGCTTTCTATTACGACGAAGAAGAGAACTATA TGAACACCGATGATCAACCTACTGCTCCTGATTTTGAAGAATTAGTAGCTAACTTTACTCGGTCAATTCAGACTTACGACGATGAAGGTTTTGAATCTG atccTGAAATGTTACCTTTCCCTGTATTACCTGAGCTCAAGCTACGTGCATGTTTAAAGTCCGAACAGGAACTTGACGAAGACTCGCTAAGTCTTCCAGATATTTCAGACAATGACGAATTTTAA
- the LOC124221467 gene encoding uncharacterized protein encodes MESRSDSIREASSISSAPVLRGNATNQNLKRNSGGSVELSGSQADEKHSPSRVPRKFITNWRQACDRTKDRTKELLKRWRTIPGQEDGFNEPPAKEIDHPGWSVHVWTTWVSRFPSDESLATNEMPTKDVGAIQRLAPVQRDKLAHFFTYLLDHRRTGSVSKRDFELLSERLRRFADWSKNSPEYLRLMEIEQGLIESIISRDLAASEDDKQVDLEDWLNWWAQKVAPPGGRSFSDLPLWVKALPRVFFLAINTSATGRITKDEIAAFYSFVVGFDSDRIKSCIDVAYSSMTSNGDHPLGWTQYQLVFANFLFGRGPFGPGEHLLGMTESCVLRAESISFPIDYSAMNTPVDKMEVYSPHCKTNRRSVIV; translated from the exons ATGGAGAGTCGTTCGGACAGTATTCGAGAGGCCTCCTCCATTTCCTCGGCTCCCGTTCTTCGGGGCAACGCCACTAACCAGAACCTTAAGAGAAATTCTGGAGGGAGTGTCGAACTCTCGGGCTCGCAGGCCGATGAGAAGCATAGTCCGTCCCGGGTACCCAGAAAGTTCATTACGAATTGGAGGCAGGCCTGTGATCGAACCAAAGACAGAACAAAGGAGCTGTTGAAGAGGTGGCGAACGATACCAGGCCAGGAAGATGGTTTCAACGAGCCCCCTGCCAAGGAAATCGACCATCCCGGATGGAGTGTTCATGTGTGGA CGACCTGGGTGAGCAGGTTTCCAAGTGACGAGAGCTTGGCAACGAATGAGATGCCGACGAAAGATGTTGGCGCGATTCAGAGGTTAGCACCGGTTCAGCGTGACAAGCTTGcccatttttttacatatctTCTGGACCATAGGAGGACCGGAAGCGTCTCGAAGAGGGACTTCGAACTTCTGTCCGAG CGGCTGAGGAGGTTTGCGGACTGGTCCAAAAATAGTCCTGAATATCTACGGCTGATGGAGATCGAGCAGGGGCTGATAGAGTCTATAATAAGCCGAGACCTCGCAGCGAGTGAGGATGATAAGCAGGTGGACCTTGAGGACTGGTTGAATTGGTGGGCTCAGAAAGTCGCCCCTCCAGGAGGGAGGAGTTTCAGCGATCTCCCTCTGTGGGTTAAGGCCTTGCCGCGCGTCTTCTTCCTAGCCATAAACACTTCGGCAACGGGGAGAATCACCAAGGATGAAATTGCCGCATTCTACAGCTTCGTCGTCGGGTTCGATTCCGATCGGATTAAGTCTTGCATCGATGTCGCCTACAGTTCGATGACCTCG AATGGGGACCATCCGCTGGGCTGGACGCAGTACCAGCTGGTTTTCGCCAACTTTCTATTCGGCCGGGGGCCCTTCGGCCCCGGAGAGCATCTCCTGGGCATGACGGAGAGCTGCGTTCTACGTGCCGAATCGATCTCCTTTCCAATCGATTACTCGGCCATGAACACCCCCGTGGACAAAATGGAAGTTTACAGTCCTCACTGCAAGACAAATCGACGGAGCGTGATTGTATAG
- the LOC124221411 gene encoding uncharacterized protein isoform X1, which yields MRLQEALRNTGLGIFLIFTLSRRFVDPAPLGGTADTPAANVHEDSDVEQLQTLKHSIGNTLAAMKAQAAAHAAEVAKTAAAISAAAASEANRTAAVNSPQNTGSLVQADETGVSRESPASVTSAPRPLPPSLVPRGQAEVIHGEHQRQNTPTPPGVSGSVPADSIVPPALQSPGQPTFNGQRRAYTSRDLSNAIERMDKLAAYANAQYSPMDMAEYVFRTGDEKGVTLAVEEFLQQGLMTRDEAIAFLQEVKYNLDYLQAHYIQNKERTSRVQKALENAEMQAQNRAMVKEYQDMMEPLEKRKMEPVNDIQVSNLINKESSQDTRARGGVEVGMGIFPEDADYEELLERLRVADFLYTQYTLEEVIYQLANVMFAQSLARGSAQVQEAIQKFTSFLEAEAAQGRISIPLEKKILDVLIASLSDTLTKHPDLVPTAREGLGGPALQPSGRFLQELLLSRAPARLPNQDPLRNLHETPSQLGLTKYMHRA from the exons ATGCGCCTGCAGGAAGCGCTGAGGAACACAGGCCTGGGGATCTTCCTGATCTTCACTCTCTCCCGAAGATTCGTTGATCCGGCACCCTTGGGAGGAACCGCAG ATACGCCAGCTGCCAATGTACACGAG GATTCGGATGTTGAGCAGCTGCAGACCCTGAAGCATTCGATCG GAAACACATTGGCAGCAATGAAAGCACAGGCCGCTGCGCATGCAGCCGAGGTAGCCAAAACGGCCGCTGCGATTTCCGCGGCCGCGGCATCCGAGGCAAATCGCACCGCTGCGGTAAATTCACCCCAGAATACCG GATCACTGGTCCAAGCCGACGAGACGGGGGTCTCTCGCGAATCCCCGGCGTCAGTCACTTCGGCCCCTAGACCGCTACCGCCTTCTCTAGTTCCCAGGGGTCAAGCGGAGGTCATACACGGTGAACACCAGCGCCAGAACACACCGACGCCACCCGGTGTTTCGGGATCGGTTCCAGCCGACTCGATCGTTCCTCCCGCCCTCCAGTCCCCCGGACAACCGACGTTCAACGGACAGAGGCGGGCCTACACCTCTCGGGATCTTTCAAACGCC ATCGAGAGAATGGACAAATTGGCGGCATACGCTAACGCCCAGTATTCACCCATGGACATGGCCGAGTACGTGTTTAGAACCGGAGACGAGAAGGGAGTTACTTTGGCCGTCGAGGAATTCCTGCAGCAGGGATTG ATGACGCGCGATGAAGCTATAGCTTTCCTACAGGAGGTCAAGTACAACCTGGATTATTTGCAAGCGCACTACATTCAGAACAAG GAGAGGACAAGTCGTGTTCAAAAGGCATTAGAGAACGCCGAGATGCAAGCTCAAAATCGGGCGATGGTTAAGGAATACCAAGATATGATGGAGCCGttagagaaaaggaaaatggAACCGGTCAACG ACATACAAGTCAGCAACTTGATCAATAAAGAATCGAGCCAAGATACTCGGGCCCGTGGGGGTGTCGAGGTTGGCATGGGTATATTCCCGGAGGATGCCGATTATGAAGAACTCCTGGAAAGACTCCGCGTCGCAGATTTCCTCTACACTCAGTATACTCTTGAGGAAGTTATCTATCAGCTAGCCAACGTCATGTTCGCCCAATCTCTCGCTAGAG GTAGTGCTCAGGTACAGGAAGCTATTCAAAAGTTCACCAGCTTTCTCGAGGCGGAAGCCGCCCAAGGACGCATTTCCATACCCCTGGAGAAGAAGATCCTTG acgTTTTGATCGCGTCTCTCTCCGACACGCTAACAAAGCACCCGGACCTGGTCCCCACGGCACGCGAAGGTCTTGGAGGTCCAGCACTGCAGCCGAGCGGACGATTTCTTCAGGAATTACTGTTATCGCGAGCTCCAGCGCGGCTCCCCAATCAGGATCCTCTCAGGAACCTGCACGAGACTCCGTCTCAGCTCGGTCTCACCAAGTACATGCACCGGGCGTAA
- the LOC124221411 gene encoding uncharacterized protein isoform X2: protein MKAQAAAHAAEVAKTAAAISAAAASEANRTAAVNSPQNTGSLVQADETGVSRESPASVTSAPRPLPPSLVPRGQAEVIHGEHQRQNTPTPPGVSGSVPADSIVPPALQSPGQPTFNGQRRAYTSRDLSNAIERMDKLAAYANAQYSPMDMAEYVFRTGDEKGVTLAVEEFLQQGLMTRDEAIAFLQEVKYNLDYLQAHYIQNKERTSRVQKALENAEMQAQNRAMVKEYQDMMEPLEKRKMEPVNDIQVSNLINKESSQDTRARGGVEVGMGIFPEDADYEELLERLRVADFLYTQYTLEEVIYQLANVMFAQSLARGSAQVQEAIQKFTSFLEAEAAQGRISIPLEKKILDVLIASLSDTLTKHPDLVPTAREGLGGPALQPSGRFLQELLLSRAPARLPNQDPLRNLHETPSQLGLTKYMHRA, encoded by the exons ATGAAAGCACAGGCCGCTGCGCATGCAGCCGAGGTAGCCAAAACGGCCGCTGCGATTTCCGCGGCCGCGGCATCCGAGGCAAATCGCACCGCTGCGGTAAATTCACCCCAGAATACCG GATCACTGGTCCAAGCCGACGAGACGGGGGTCTCTCGCGAATCCCCGGCGTCAGTCACTTCGGCCCCTAGACCGCTACCGCCTTCTCTAGTTCCCAGGGGTCAAGCGGAGGTCATACACGGTGAACACCAGCGCCAGAACACACCGACGCCACCCGGTGTTTCGGGATCGGTTCCAGCCGACTCGATCGTTCCTCCCGCCCTCCAGTCCCCCGGACAACCGACGTTCAACGGACAGAGGCGGGCCTACACCTCTCGGGATCTTTCAAACGCC ATCGAGAGAATGGACAAATTGGCGGCATACGCTAACGCCCAGTATTCACCCATGGACATGGCCGAGTACGTGTTTAGAACCGGAGACGAGAAGGGAGTTACTTTGGCCGTCGAGGAATTCCTGCAGCAGGGATTG ATGACGCGCGATGAAGCTATAGCTTTCCTACAGGAGGTCAAGTACAACCTGGATTATTTGCAAGCGCACTACATTCAGAACAAG GAGAGGACAAGTCGTGTTCAAAAGGCATTAGAGAACGCCGAGATGCAAGCTCAAAATCGGGCGATGGTTAAGGAATACCAAGATATGATGGAGCCGttagagaaaaggaaaatggAACCGGTCAACG ACATACAAGTCAGCAACTTGATCAATAAAGAATCGAGCCAAGATACTCGGGCCCGTGGGGGTGTCGAGGTTGGCATGGGTATATTCCCGGAGGATGCCGATTATGAAGAACTCCTGGAAAGACTCCGCGTCGCAGATTTCCTCTACACTCAGTATACTCTTGAGGAAGTTATCTATCAGCTAGCCAACGTCATGTTCGCCCAATCTCTCGCTAGAG GTAGTGCTCAGGTACAGGAAGCTATTCAAAAGTTCACCAGCTTTCTCGAGGCGGAAGCCGCCCAAGGACGCATTTCCATACCCCTGGAGAAGAAGATCCTTG acgTTTTGATCGCGTCTCTCTCCGACACGCTAACAAAGCACCCGGACCTGGTCCCCACGGCACGCGAAGGTCTTGGAGGTCCAGCACTGCAGCCGAGCGGACGATTTCTTCAGGAATTACTGTTATCGCGAGCTCCAGCGCGGCTCCCCAATCAGGATCCTCTCAGGAACCTGCACGAGACTCCGTCTCAGCTCGGTCTCACCAAGTACATGCACCGGGCGTAA
- the Droj2 gene encoding dnaJ homolog subfamily A member 1 isoform X1 — protein sequence MVKETTFYDVLGVKPGCAQEDLKKAYRKLALKYHPDKNPNEGERFKQISQAYEVLSNPEKKRIYDQGGEQALKEGGMSGGGFSSPMDIFDMFFGGGFGGGRGGRRRERKGQDVIHQLSVSLEELYKGTVRKLALQKNVICDKCEGIGGKKGSVEQCPTCRGSGMQVQIQQLAPGMIQQLQSMCSDCKGQGERINPRDRCKHCNGRKTVRDRKILEVHVDKGMVDGQKIVFTGEGDQEPELEPGDIVILLDEKEHEVFKRTGNDLIMRMQLELVEALCGFQKVIRTLDDRDLVVTCIPGEVTKHGDVKCVLNEGMPVYKDPFTRGRLIIQFVVNFPKIIDPVMIPALEQCLPPREEVMIPDGAEECMLTDLDPEQESRRRNTRQVYEEDEGGPSRVQCATH from the exons ATGGTGAAAGAAACAACGTTCTACGATGTTCTTGGTGTGAAACCTGGCTGCGCTCAGGAAGACCTGAAAAAAGCCTACAGGAAACTTGCTCTGAAATATCATCCCGACAAAAATCCAAATGAAGGGGAGAGG TTCAAGCAAATTTCACAAGCGTACGAAGTGTTGTCGAATCCAGAAAAGAAGCGTATATATGACCAAGGAGGAGAACAGGCATTGAAAGAAGGAGGAATGAGTGGTGGAGGTTTCTCTTCCCCCATGGACATCTTTGATATGTTCTTTGGGGGTGGATTTGGCGGTGGTAGAGGAGGTCGTCGAAGAGAGCGAAAGGGCCAGGATGTTATTCATCAGCTCTCTGTATCTCTCGAAGAACTTTACAAGGGGACTGTACGGAAATTGgctctacaaaaaaatgttatttgtGACAAGTGCGAAG GGATCGGTGGTAAGAAAGGTTCGGTAGAGCAATGCCCTACCTGCCGCGGTTCTGGGATGCAGGTACAAATCCAGCAACTTGCACCGGGAATGATCCAACAGCTTCAATCGATGTGCTCTGACTGCAAAGGGCAGGGAGAGCGTATTAACCCTCGTGATAGATGCAAGCATTGCAATGGACGTAAGACTGTGCGAGATAGAAAAATACTCGAGGTTCACGTTGACAAGGGGATGGTGGACGGGCAGAAAATTGTATTCACTGGAGAAGGTGATCAGGAGCCTGAGCTAGAACCAGGCGATATTGTTATCCTCCTTGATGAGAAGGAGCACGAGGTTTTCAA ACGAACGGGTAACGATTTGATCATGAGGATGCAGTTGGAGCTGGTTGAGGCACTGTGCGGTTTTCAAAAAGTAATTCGCACTCTCGATGACCGTGATTTGGTCGTGACATGCATCCCGGGTGAAGTGACAAAGCATGGCGACGTCAAATGCGTTTTAAACGAGGGAATGCCGGTTTACAAGGATCCCTTCACGAGGGGTCGGCTCATCATTCAATTCGTCGTTAACTTCCCGAAGATTATAGACCCGGTAATGATTCCAGCCCTTGAGCAATGCTTACCTCCTAGAGAAGAAGTTATGATTCCCGACGGCGCCGAAGAATGTATGCTGACGGACTTGGACCCCGAGCAAGAATCGAGACGGCGAAACACGCGGCAAGTttacgaggaggacgagggtGGACCGTCTCGCGTTCAGTGCGCCACTCACTAA
- the Droj2 gene encoding dnaJ homolog subfamily A member 1 isoform X2, which translates to MSGGGFSSPMDIFDMFFGGGFGGGRGGRRRERKGQDVIHQLSVSLEELYKGTVRKLALQKNVICDKCEGIGGKKGSVEQCPTCRGSGMQVQIQQLAPGMIQQLQSMCSDCKGQGERINPRDRCKHCNGRKTVRDRKILEVHVDKGMVDGQKIVFTGEGDQEPELEPGDIVILLDEKEHEVFKRTGNDLIMRMQLELVEALCGFQKVIRTLDDRDLVVTCIPGEVTKHGDVKCVLNEGMPVYKDPFTRGRLIIQFVVNFPKIIDPVMIPALEQCLPPREEVMIPDGAEECMLTDLDPEQESRRRNTRQVYEEDEGGPSRVQCATH; encoded by the exons ATGAGTGGTGGAGGTTTCTCTTCCCCCATGGACATCTTTGATATGTTCTTTGGGGGTGGATTTGGCGGTGGTAGAGGAGGTCGTCGAAGAGAGCGAAAGGGCCAGGATGTTATTCATCAGCTCTCTGTATCTCTCGAAGAACTTTACAAGGGGACTGTACGGAAATTGgctctacaaaaaaatgttatttgtGACAAGTGCGAAG GGATCGGTGGTAAGAAAGGTTCGGTAGAGCAATGCCCTACCTGCCGCGGTTCTGGGATGCAGGTACAAATCCAGCAACTTGCACCGGGAATGATCCAACAGCTTCAATCGATGTGCTCTGACTGCAAAGGGCAGGGAGAGCGTATTAACCCTCGTGATAGATGCAAGCATTGCAATGGACGTAAGACTGTGCGAGATAGAAAAATACTCGAGGTTCACGTTGACAAGGGGATGGTGGACGGGCAGAAAATTGTATTCACTGGAGAAGGTGATCAGGAGCCTGAGCTAGAACCAGGCGATATTGTTATCCTCCTTGATGAGAAGGAGCACGAGGTTTTCAA ACGAACGGGTAACGATTTGATCATGAGGATGCAGTTGGAGCTGGTTGAGGCACTGTGCGGTTTTCAAAAAGTAATTCGCACTCTCGATGACCGTGATTTGGTCGTGACATGCATCCCGGGTGAAGTGACAAAGCATGGCGACGTCAAATGCGTTTTAAACGAGGGAATGCCGGTTTACAAGGATCCCTTCACGAGGGGTCGGCTCATCATTCAATTCGTCGTTAACTTCCCGAAGATTATAGACCCGGTAATGATTCCAGCCCTTGAGCAATGCTTACCTCCTAGAGAAGAAGTTATGATTCCCGACGGCGCCGAAGAATGTATGCTGACGGACTTGGACCCCGAGCAAGAATCGAGACGGCGAAACACGCGGCAAGTttacgaggaggacgagggtGGACCGTCTCGCGTTCAGTGCGCCACTCACTAA